GACCTTCGCTTCAACCTGGACTCACACTCACCTTGGAAGCGGAGCTGATCGTGTTCCTGGCCCCTGAATTTCTCAGGCTGGCCGTCAAACGGCCGCAGATCAGGGACGTCGCCATGTCTCCCTCTAGAGCGAAGTAACTAACTGCGCATGCGTCGTGAACTGCAAAGTCGGGTTCCCCTCGTGCTGCCTTCAGACGCTGTCGGAAATTATagaatcatttcaaaataaaggttctAAACATATCTTCAAAGTAGACCAGAAAACATGTCTGGGAAATAATGCAGCCagtggaaagtaattaagtacatgTACTTGAGTACAgttttgaagtacttgtactttgagtacttgagtatttccattttctgcttctttataCTTCTATTCCACCACAGtccagaggaaaatattgtacttaGTTATTTACAAGttacttttaaattattattcaatatTAAGAAACatgataatgttttaaaatgccaCACAAAACCAGTtccaaaaaacagtttttgacaGAAAGAGGTCAAAGTGTCaaatatttctcaaaaaacTAAGATTAGGGAAAAAgggcacaaaaaagaaaaaaaattgtgttaCATGACTTTCCACTCCCATTCATCCtctcatgacccctcagatttataaAGTGACCCATTGGAGGGGCTCAACCAAAGTAtttgtatataaagtagttaaaagcagctccacctggagcagctacaacagtaaaatgctgctggaGCTTTGATGTATTAATATTAACAACCTAATAACATCATATATGATCATTAATCAGTGACAGGAACCAAGTACTTTTACATTAACtacattttgttgataatacTTATTTATTGTAAGATTTGGAATGCAGGAGTATTTCCATATTGTATTGATACTTCTTCTTCCACTGTTGAGATATGATGTTTAACATGAAGCGAAAACTCAGTTGTTTCTAGATATGTGTTGTAAAGTAAGACAACCACTACTGgcaaattaattatataaaatctCTGATAAATGCCAGATGAGTGCGCGTTCATAACATCTCTGTCACATGGCTTGAGAACTAAAACATACACTAAAGCCATACTGCTAAAGTTAGGCTCTTTCCTTTTAATACATGCTAGATATTTATGACAATCACTGACAGTGGGAGTTTACAAAAAGACCCTGAACGCAGCACTGACAAGGCCCTGACCATAgattgtatataaaaatggacgtcGACTTCgggtctggaaaatgaagccaatgcGGAAGTGTCTTAAACTTGCATTCTAGCCAATGACCGTCATGGCAACTCGATTGTATTGAAGTCCATGGGGAAATTACTCTACTTGTCAATTGAGTTGTTACCTCAGTAAACGTTTTCGTTATatgtttatggtctgaatcgctagtttgaagttttattcaatacaatatgatgttaattttttctaattatggtcctatttaaaagaaaatagacgttAAAGCAGAGTGGTGGTTTTACGGCGTGGCTACACACACAAGGGAACCTGTTGTTTGCCTGCAAATTTCTTGTTCTGCTTCAGTTGTTCTCAAAGACACTCAGAGGAGTCGGCGGTTCAATTTTTTccggtaagtacattttgttttaagcctatttctttgctagccaaaattagcatccctgttaatatcacagttcaggtgaagatgcaccttgctaaccaagctagccgGCTaatgctagcgttagctgataacttagcGATTGCTATGCTAACGGTACCTGGCTCTGCTGGgctgataacctgtgtcaacctgggttagcccgtggaggtgttcagtcaaaggttcaaaaaaaaaaggtgaatttaatcgaCTTTAATCTAATGacttttggtttgtgtttctccacgtgacccagtttaagtgatctgcgttagtgtaatgcgcagcgttaatgtcagttaatacattgtccatcaagacgtcgtgatagttcaagttaagataacgtgacgtatacaaaatgtgtagacaattatttgtcatatagaagattgttcatttaatactcaaaccagtcctcaactgaagcagacattcatgcacctgtcctgacagctgatcgatatttgtgattaactgtgatccaccgcatcttaactcaagtgtttgtgttttattgtcatttgaaaggtttccacactgtgaaaactgagtgatctgtgccaacagaaggaggacctcatgtacagagcagcccattagtttccattcatctggttgaagggagactgcatggacatccttagctctctaatgtgctgtgatgatgatgatgatgatgatgctagaaaacctcccagttcatcttcctctgatgaaatgacagactaactgctgatgagtttgtttattattctctgtcttcagtattcacaggttcagtttcttacctgcagcttcacttctGCTGTTGTcgacaggtgatggtagcaacacttttaagatcagaatttataaatattaaactgtgaacaagtgatggatcatctctagcactgtcaccacctccacaggtgaaagtatttaccaattaacatcagcatgttagggTAGAAATAGCGGgttgtcttccctcccagagaccaggagaggcagcccagGTGACAGTTCAAGGCAGCGACGGGGAagaacacctcctgtcctgggaaggagagtctccagaggtgagattcacttcagatatcactgtttcctctaatgaatcttttaatgaaagctgaaaatcctaaaacaatctgtgtttgtctgtgtgttccaggtgctggccagactctcccttcagcaaagggtctgtacccaggaccagagcctacaggaagaggaaggcgACCTGAAGCTGCCGTGGCAGAGCGGGGGCCgctgcctggaggaaaaaccCACTGACTGGCACAAactctttagtgtgaactgaacactgacagttcagattgtgaagcaggtgtcagtgtagtacagctcatgttcattagttttattcagaacttcattgttgtcattgaaaaggtgtttaataaataaacctgtgattaaattgtactgagtgttttttcatatttaccatctgcctcatgatgaatctaacagtcactttggtgaattaatgttttcatttttattaaaattggtaagttcataagacaaattagaaaagcacaaactctagtatctgtctctagatcctgtattgtcactgttgaaggacggacacatttaaacatttctatcatgtttgttgttgattaaagcaacagaaagtctttgattaattacagattcaggaaaaacttcagtgtgttgtgatttctatactgtgctgctgctgctgttaaaattcataccagacacgctccataaaaaccatcaacaaagcttcataagaaactttatttcacattaaaactacattaatttctttaaaaataaaatccagttgtgaatgaaggtgcaggtgaacttcactgtcacaagacaagtttgcataataaagaggtggataaatcaagtataaattatagtagagatgtaaaataatccttcatagcTCGGTGAGGACagagcaacagtctgacaggttgactggaagctgctgcatcgtccataagtgatggagggaaggtgcAGAAAGTCCAGGAGCCGTTATTCATCAGTCTTAGTGTTAGAAAACGTTGTTACTCCTCACATATATGATATTAGCCTGTAAGACTAATGTAACAGCTGTGACAGCTAACCGTGTTAGCAGCATCTTAGCACGGCTCAGCCAggagcctgttgctgtcaggTTGATGCGGGTGTACTCGGTGTCCTCGAGGACACAGGTCAgatccacccctccctcctccccagctccaccctctcatccaaatatggttttcttctggctccaaaaaaaacaagatggcgACGTTCATTAAGCCAAACTCGAGACTTCAGAACGGCAGTTCACAAACcgatgggtgacgtcacggcaGTTCGCCACTTGGCCCTGACACTGTGTAAATATAGTCTgcctctgacctttaacctaCATTAACACAATCAGCAGGGGTGGAGGAGCCATTCAGATCCttcactgaagtaaaagtatcaACACAGCAAAGTAAAAATAGTCAAATAGTACTTTCTGCAAAATccacttaaagtatcaaaaggaAAAGTACCAGTGGCTGATAATAAGTCTTTTCTAAAACTATTAACACCCCACAAATATCTGTCCgaaacatgacaaagaaaagatataaaaaagaTATAAGATATTTGATATTATGATATTGAGCTAGAGATAGATTATgagattatatatatatatatatcatgtttttaattgaaatctGAATCTTAAAAGTAACTAATAAATAAAGCTCAAATCAGTGTAAAGCAGTAAAAAGTGCAGGAGTATTTCCCTCTGACATTTAGTGGAGTTGAAGTATAAAGTGTCATAGAATAGAAATATTCCAGTAAATGTACTGCCGATCAATACTGTGTAATACTTGGGAATTATTAGAGTTAATCCATCTAAAGATACTGAACTCATACTTGTAGAGTAGGTTTCACTCTGACCCAAGTGTAACACAAAGCGCCAGACTACAGGCCCCTCAGaaccacagacaaaaacaccaTTTCTATtcaaaaaaagtctttatttacaCGGGTGATTATGTACAAGTTTATTTACACAGAGGTAAATTAACAGCATCTGTCCTTATTGTTATTACACTGCACTAAGATCGCTatcatttgtctgtctgtctgtctctctcacacacacacacacacacacacacacacacacacacacacacacacacacacacacacacacacacacacacacacacacacaggttggttcagtttctctttctaCCCCAGTCGGTGGTTTTTGGAACAGTAGCAGACTCACTGTGTGTCCATGGAGACGTCAACAACACAACGTCATCTGTGttagtttttgcttttgtttaatttattgtcatttgcAGTTTGTTTAAACTGcctcaaactgaaacaaacaccgGCTCTGAAAAGGAAGAGTTCAGCTTTTTGGAGAAAATTTTATCCTCTTCTTGCTTAGAAAGATTCCTTCCATTATCAtgtctgtaaatatgaagccacagccaacagctggttagcttagcttagcataaagactggaaacaaagctagcctggctctgtcaaaaggttggagaaaaaaaacaaacaaaaaaacccagctAGCAGCTCCACTAAAGttcactgattaacatgttaCATCTCGTTTGTTACAAGCCGGGTTAATGTGCCTTAAACGAAGCCGTTAATCAGCTGTAGAGGTGCTGCTACGTAGGTTTTCATACTTTTGTGGAGctgaaacaaactgtttattagtaattgacagaaaattaatcagaaaatattttaacatttgtcattttttcaacatcgactgtttccagcttctcagacggtcttttcttttctttttactgttttacaatTCGTTTAGAGATCAAAATAGAGATCAAATAACTGACAGATTAAgtaagtctttatgctaagctaactggctgcagcttcatattcacTCTACAGATATGACAGTGGAATCAGTTTCCTCACCTGACTCTAAATAAGCAGATTTACCAAAATGtggaactgttcctttaaaaactTAAGATGGATCCCTGAGACACtgactccctccctccttcaaacaccagcagcagaaacTCCGGTTGTCTGTTCTGAGCCGCGAAGATACGACCCCGAACGTCACAGAGGGAACACACAGGCTCACCCACAACCCTTCACTCACAGTTTAAAACCTTTAGCATCCACCCGGGTCCTTCAGCTCACAGAGACTCACAGCACACAATCTGCTAGTCCACCACATGATGAAACATCTGTCCTCAGTTATTATATGTATCATACATTATTAAACACCCACGACAAGAGATGTTAAAACTGAACTTTGGGAGATAGACCACATGGAGAACTAGATGCTATTCTTACAAACTGACTCATTCTACACAATTTAAATAATGCTGGTACTTTTGTAATAAAGGACGGTGGAAGCACAGACCTCAGCTGACATAATGACGGAGTGGCGCCGGTATATTCCACTTTAAATGAATGAGCTCCTCCATGACTGagaagcagaggcagcagatTGAATCAGCCTCTGTACAGGAAGTTTTATCTACAGACAGTCATGTAGAGGATGATGTGATGTTTGAGTCTTAAATTGGGTTAAATTCAAATAACCAAAAGGTGAAGATATTTGATTGGATGTTGCTCAGTggtgagctctctctctctctctctctctctctctctctctctctctcacactcacacacacactcacacacacacacactcactcacacacacactctgtccttGTTCTTCAGTCGGaatcgctgctgctgctggaggaatCGGTCGACATGGCCTCCACGTCGTCCTCGTTCTCCTTGTTGTGACCCGGAGGCTCCAGGCCGAAGTCGTTGCCGTGGTGAGGAGGCAGCATCCCCACCGAGACGTCCGACGACTGCCAGGGGTAGTGAGGCGTCAGGACgtctgaggagacagagaagaagaggtggtGGTTATTCTGTTACCGAGGAGGCAGCGGGCAGAGATCTGATTATCTTATCGGGGACGGACTTCTAACGAGCTCCCCGCTCAAGGAGGAGTGTGGAGAAAAGTAATTAGTCATCAGATGATTGTAAGGGATTGAATGAACACGAATTTAAATTTTTGTGTACTGTTTGTTTCAACATGTTAATATTCTCATCTGTAAATATTCTCTTCTGAGGTGGTGGCGGTTAATAATGTGGAGGGATGGTGAAATGAACACATGGAAactattttaatgtttattctactggacattttttgtttgtgtggagtttatatattttttcatattgtggaatgatgaaaagttataaaacttaaatcattaaaaaaaaaatggctgaaagCGATGCACACaacgaagaggaggaggagtgtttcTTGCTGCAAAGATTGTAAAACCCACTGACAAATTTATGATTTGAGATAATCAATAAAATCAGCCTGACTTGACGTCTGGCCTGATTTAAAAATCATACATGAGCCTTTGATTAAAAGTTGCCTCAGCCTTCAGGTGGACTTACCTGGCAACCTTCCAGCAGCCAGAGCGTCTCCCGGCAGATGTCCGTTCACACCGTTGGTCGGCAGGTTGGCCATGTGACCCAGCATGCCGCTGCGCATTTCCAGGTCCGTGGGGTAGGGTCGGCGTGGGTCACCTGAGACGCACATCAGTGTTAACAGTTAGTGAAGTGCAACACGACCTCCTCGGACAACCAGCAGTGACGGTGTGTGGGTCCTACCTGGCACCCAGTTGAGAGGAGCACACACAGCGTTACTGGCGCTGATCCTGTGAGCGTATTTGATGATTTCCTCTGATGAGATGCTTCCTGCACAGAACGAGTTAACAACTGGGGTTAGAGGACAAACAGTCAGACACGAGACGAGAGTCAACAACCTCAGAGACAGGTGTGTTAGCTCACCTTTTCTGGCTTTGTCAATGGATTTGAGTTTCTCTTTGGCCTGGTAAACAGCAGTGGCCTtaaggagaaacaga
This genomic interval from Seriola aureovittata isolate HTS-2021-v1 ecotype China chromosome 11, ASM2101889v1, whole genome shotgun sequence contains the following:
- the med4 gene encoding mediator of RNA polymerase II transcription subunit 4, producing MATVAEKSTKERLLSVLDDLEVLSRELIEMLALSRGQKLPQPGEDVQILELLVQRDREFQELMEVAQQQGKVHQEMQLLEKEVEKRDSDIQQLQKQLKEAEHILATAVYQAKEKLKSIDKARKGSISSEEIIKYAHRISASNAVCAPLNWVPGDPRRPYPTDLEMRSGMLGHMANLPTNGVNGHLPGDALAAGRLPDVLTPHYPWQSSDVSVGMLPPHHGNDFGLEPPGHNKENEDDVEAMSTDSSSSSSDSD